In Castanea sativa cultivar Marrone di Chiusa Pesio chromosome 6, ASM4071231v1, a single window of DNA contains:
- the LOC142637864 gene encoding uncharacterized protein LOC142637864: protein MSSSTWCRGRSLLVASRTLKTTKTIITSSSTLNPNPTSTTTFHYRTRLTHSSPPFLMAAATSSTARVSNEGGDGVVRFPLSPSAALVIQKGDITKWFVDSKTDAIVNPANEQMLGGGGADGAIHRAAGPDLLQACYKVPEVRPGVRCPTGEARITPGFKLPASHVIHTVGPIYNADSNPQASLRNAYRNSLSVAKENSIQYIAFPAISCGVYGYPFDEAATIAISTVKESSNDFKEVHFVLFSPDIYNVWLNKANEVLKD, encoded by the exons ATGAGTAGTAGCACTTGGTGTAGAGGACGATCACTACTCGTAGCTTCCCGAACCCTCAAAACAACCAAAACTATCATCACTTCTTCTTCAACGCTGAACCCGAATCCTACTTCTACAACAACATTCCACTATCGAACCCGTCTCACTCATTCTTCACCACCCTTTTTAATGGCTGCCGCTACATCTTCTACTGCTAGGGTTTCCAATGAAGGAGGAGACGGCGTCGTTCGCTTCCCTCTGTCTCCTTCCGCAGCTCTCGTTATTCAGAAGGGGGATATCACCAAATGGTTCGTTGACTCCAAAACCGATGCCATT GTTAATCCAGCAAATGAGCAAATGCTTGGAGGTGGTGGTGCAGATGGGG ctatACATAGAGCTGCTGGTCCAGACCTCCTTCAAGCATGTTATAAAGTTCCAGAAGTCAGGCCAGGAGTTCGTTGCCCCACAGGAGAGGCAAGGATTACCCC AGGTTTTAAATTGCCTGCATCTCATGTAATTCACACCGTTGGACCCATCTACAATGCTGATAGTAACCCTCAAGCCTCTCTGAGAAATGCATATAG GAACAGCTTGAGTGTTGCCAAAGAAAACAGCATTCAATATATTGCATTTCCTGCCATATCCTGCGGTGTGTATGG ATATCCTTTCGATGAAGCTGCGACGATAGCTATATCTACAGTTAAAGAGTCCTCAAATGACTTTAAAGAG GTACACTTTGTTCTATTCTCTCCAGATATTTACAATGTGTGGTTGAACAAGGCAAACGAAGTGCTGAAAGATTAG